Proteins encoded by one window of Canis lupus dingo isolate Sandy chromosome 22, ASM325472v2, whole genome shotgun sequence:
- the LOC112655958 gene encoding uncharacterized protein LOC112655958 isoform X3 — MGQRLVARAGPSTVLPPNLRILDDDVAGVFDEILVQEILDPSNSSLLVTQRLLSKSRALKKENTHTEKEFKTGMNKKYHEKELSSENEDASSLNEEEEETFYQIKSLAALEKIIYSLRRALGKTLQQKIKKHKHLFRGAKNHKGRQRLN; from the exons ATGGGCCAGAGGCTGGTGGCGCGGGCAG GTCCAAGTACTGTACTGCCACCAAATTTAAGAATTTTGGACGACGATGTGGCTGGAGTATTTG ATGAAATTCTAGTCCAAGAGATCTTGGATCCAAGCAATTCATCACTGCTTGTAACACAAAGGCTACTATCAAAATCAAGAGctttgaagaaagaaa ATACCCACACTGAAAAGGAGTTTAAGACGGGTATGAATAAGAAGTATCATGAAAAGGAATTATCTTCTGAGAATGAAGACGCGTCTTCCCTGAATG aagaggaggaagaaacatTTTATCAGATTAAAAGCCTAGCAGCTCTGGAAAAAATCATTTACAGCCTCCGAAGAGCTTTAG GCAAAACTCTccagcaaaaaataaagaagcacaaACATTTGTTTAGAGGAGCCAAAAACCACAAGGGGAGACAGAGACTGAACTGA